A window from Kovacikia minuta CCNUW1 encodes these proteins:
- a CDS encoding DUF4168 domain-containing protein: MLLPLFRCWNLLSLLLVSLLLWLSFNGMALGVTLESLGSASNSEPLTEQIVPNRYGLDPSNIPSEKVSQFVHACLQVVALIERREGELQGAETESESLRIEQEIEAEALAIIEMAGLTRQEYLQLLGLANTDPEFGERIAVQLQEATS, from the coding sequence ATGCTCCTCCCCCTCTTCCGTTGCTGGAATCTTTTGTCCTTGCTTCTGGTTTCTCTTTTGCTGTGGCTCAGTTTCAATGGCATGGCACTGGGTGTAACCCTGGAGTCACTGGGTTCCGCTAGTAATTCTGAACCGCTGACTGAACAGATTGTGCCCAATCGGTATGGGCTTGATCCCAGCAACATTCCATCCGAAAAGGTCAGTCAATTTGTCCATGCCTGTTTGCAGGTAGTCGCGCTAATTGAGCGGCGAGAAGGAGAGTTGCAGGGAGCCGAAACCGAGTCGGAATCGCTCCGGATTGAGCAGGAAATTGAAGCAGAGGCTCTGGCGATTATTGAAATGGCTGGACTGACACGGCAGGAATATTTGCAGCTGTTAGGTTTGGCAAATACCGATCCGGAGTTTGGAGAGCGGATTGCCGTTCAGCTTCAAGAAGCGACCAGTTAA